A DNA window from Roseovarius sp. Pro17 contains the following coding sequences:
- a CDS encoding DUF1127 domain-containing protein, with amino-acid sequence MSYASNSHAVRPSAIQTLSAMLGNMKHKFVQRRSYRQTVNALSHLSDHELTDLGLSRGSIHADAWHAVYGTRHQG; translated from the coding sequence ATGAGCTACGCATCAAACTCACATGCAGTTCGCCCCTCAGCCATCCAGACCCTGTCAGCAATGCTGGGTAACATGAAGCACAAGTTCGTTCAGCGCCGGTCCTATCGCCAGACCGTCAATGCGTTGTCGCATCTGTCGGACCATGAGCTGACCGATCTGGGCCTGAGCCGCGGTTCCATTCACGCCGACGCGTGGCACGCCGTTTACGGCACGCGCCACCAAGGCTAA
- the pncA gene encoding bifunctional nicotinamidase/pyrazinamidase, which yields MTDALIVIDMQNDFCPGGALGVTGGDVIVDDINARMSAFGAMILTQDWHPAGHSSFASSHPGAKPMDVTDMPYGPQVLWPDHCVQGSAGARFHDQLDTDRADMIIRKGYNPSIDSYSAFFENDRETPTGLHGYLQTRGITALTMVGLALDFCVNFSAVDAARLGYDVRVETSLSRGIDVNGSMDAALAGMRAAGVALI from the coding sequence ATGACCGACGCCCTGATCGTGATCGACATGCAGAACGATTTTTGCCCCGGCGGCGCGCTGGGCGTGACTGGTGGCGATGTCATCGTCGACGACATCAACGCGCGCATGAGCGCATTCGGCGCAATGATCCTGACGCAGGACTGGCATCCGGCGGGACATTCCTCCTTTGCGTCTAGCCATCCGGGCGCAAAGCCGATGGACGTGACCGACATGCCTTATGGCCCGCAAGTGCTGTGGCCCGATCATTGCGTTCAGGGCAGCGCGGGCGCGCGTTTTCACGACCAACTGGACACGGATCGCGCCGACATGATCATTCGCAAGGGCTATAACCCGTCGATCGACAGCTACTCGGCCTTTTTCGAGAATGATCGCGAAACGCCTACTGGCTTGCATGGGTATCTGCAAACACGCGGCATCACGGCGCTGACAATGGTGGGGTTGGCGCTGGATTTCTGCGTCAACTTCTCGGCCGTGGACGCCGCCAGACTGGGCTACGACGTGCGGGTCGAGACGTCGCTCAGTCGCGGAATCGACGTCAATGGCTCGATGGACGCAGCGTTGGCGGGGATGCGCGCAGCGGGCGTGGCGCTGATCTGA
- a CDS encoding ABC transporter permease encodes MFQKIHHKSKLHTAVSILELMYHATVRDVRKAHGNAFVAIGLNILQALVFLAAFYVMFSVLGLRGAALRGDFLLYIMSGIFLFLTHVKTLGAVVGAEGPSSPMMKHAPMTTAISITSAALGALYVQVFTMVLILFVYHVAVTPFEIERPYPAFGMLLLAWFTGASIGLVLLAIKPWFPTFVATFATVYQRANMIASGKMFVANMLPTYMLRMFDWNPLFHTIDQARGFVFVNYSPHNSNVTYPIVVAITLTMIGLMGEFYTRRHASSSWDARR; translated from the coding sequence ATGTTTCAAAAAATCCATCACAAGTCGAAGCTGCACACTGCGGTCTCGATACTCGAGCTGATGTATCACGCGACGGTGCGCGACGTGCGCAAGGCGCATGGTAACGCGTTCGTGGCAATCGGGCTGAATATCCTTCAGGCACTGGTTTTTCTGGCGGCGTTCTACGTCATGTTCTCGGTTCTGGGGTTGCGCGGTGCGGCGTTGCGCGGGGATTTCCTGCTCTATATCATGTCGGGGATTTTTCTGTTCCTGACGCATGTAAAAACGCTGGGCGCGGTCGTCGGGGCCGAAGGGCCGTCATCACCGATGATGAAGCACGCGCCAATGACCACGGCCATTTCGATCACTTCGGCGGCGCTGGGCGCACTCTATGTGCAGGTCTTTACCATGGTCCTGATCCTCTTTGTCTACCACGTCGCAGTGACTCCGTTCGAGATCGAGCGACCATACCCGGCTTTTGGAATGCTGCTGTTGGCGTGGTTTACCGGCGCGTCGATCGGACTGGTCCTGCTGGCGATCAAGCCGTGGTTTCCCACGTTCGTTGCGACCTTCGCCACCGTCTATCAGCGGGCGAACATGATCGCGTCGGGCAAGATGTTCGTGGCCAACATGTTGCCGACCTATATGCTGCGGATGTTCGACTGGAATCCGCTGTTTCACACGATCGATCAGGCGCGGGGGTTCGTGTTCGTCAATTACTCGCCGCATAATTCGAATGTGACCTATCCCATCGTCGTGGCGATCACGTTGACGATGATCGGCCTGATGGGCGAATTTTATACGCGCCGCCATGCGTCCTCCAGTTGGGACGCGCGGCGCTAA
- the cysQ gene encoding 3'(2'),5'-bisphosphate nucleotidase CysQ: MDYARLTTQMRRLALEAGDAIMQIYGQDDFDVKSKSDDSPVTAADEAADALISAGLRAEFPDVLLVTEEQAASHEKQADTFLIVDPLDGTKEFIHRRGDFTVNIAYVEHGTPTRGVVYAPAKGRMFYTLADGTAVEETGPLDKTEVGPQTQIHVSSPDNSALMVVASKSHRDQATDDYIGKYAVKDSKSAGSSLKFCLVATGEADIYPRVGRTMEWDTAAGHAVLAGAGGRVVRFDDHTPLIYGKEGYANPFFIAYSPKVTLKDA, translated from the coding sequence TTGGACTACGCACGACTAACGACCCAGATGCGCCGCCTTGCCCTCGAGGCCGGAGATGCGATCATGCAGATCTATGGCCAGGATGATTTCGACGTGAAATCAAAATCCGACGACAGCCCTGTCACCGCCGCCGACGAGGCCGCCGATGCGCTGATCTCGGCCGGGCTGCGCGCCGAATTCCCCGACGTGCTGCTGGTCACAGAAGAGCAGGCAGCCTCGCATGAAAAACAAGCCGACACGTTCCTGATCGTCGACCCGCTGGACGGGACCAAGGAATTCATCCACCGGCGCGGCGATTTCACCGTGAACATCGCCTATGTCGAACATGGCACACCCACGCGCGGCGTCGTCTATGCGCCCGCCAAGGGCCGCATGTTTTACACACTCGCCGATGGCACGGCGGTCGAGGAAACCGGCCCGTTGGACAAGACCGAGGTGGGGCCGCAAACGCAAATCCACGTTTCTAGCCCGGACAACAGCGCATTGATGGTCGTCGCCTCGAAATCGCACCGCGATCAGGCGACCGACGACTACATCGGAAAATACGCCGTCAAGGACAGCAAAAGCGCCGGCAGTTCGCTGAAATTCTGCCTCGTCGCGACGGGCGAGGCTGACATCTATCCGCGCGTCGGGCGGACCATGGAATGGGACACCGCCGCCGGTCACGCCGTGCTCGCCGGGGCGGGTGGACGCGTTGTACGCTTTGACGATCACACACCGCTTATCTATGGCAAAGAAGGCTATGCGAACCCGTTCTTTATCGCCTATTCGCCCAAAGTCACTCTCAAGGATGCGTGA
- the glmM gene encoding phosphoglucosamine mutase, which translates to MTRNIFGTDGIRGTANTYPMTAEMALRVGAAAGRHFRQDGLNGHRVVIGKDTRRSGYMIENALTAGLTSTGMNVLLLGPVPTPAVAFLTRSMRADLGIMISASHNPHHDNGIKFFGPDGFKLDDASEAEIERIIADEIQLAKPVNIGRAKRIEEGQGRYVEYAKTTVPRTTRLTGLKIVVDCANGAAYKAAPEVLWELGADVIPLGTSPDGFNINLGCGSTSPQAAADAVRSHGADLGICLDGDADRIVLIDEMGRIVDGDQIMALFARLWSEAGTLAGDVLVSTVMSNLGLERYLQGIGIALERTKVGDRHVVERMRAGGFNLGGEQSGHIVMSDYATTGDGLVAGLQFVAAMVTSGQPASALLHSFDPVPQLLENVKLANGTTPLDNSAVQDVIAAQEQRLKGKGRLLIRPSGTEPLIRVMAECEDEDMLRDVVAIIADAVRKAS; encoded by the coding sequence ATGACGCGCAATATTTTCGGCACCGACGGCATTCGCGGCACCGCCAACACCTATCCCATGACTGCCGAGATGGCACTGCGCGTCGGCGCTGCGGCAGGACGGCATTTTCGTCAGGACGGGCTGAACGGCCACCGCGTGGTGATCGGCAAGGATACGCGCCGTTCGGGTTATATGATCGAAAACGCGCTGACCGCCGGGCTGACCTCGACCGGCATGAACGTGCTGCTGCTGGGGCCAGTGCCGACGCCAGCGGTCGCATTCCTCACGCGTTCAATGCGGGCCGATCTGGGCATCATGATATCGGCCAGCCACAATCCGCATCACGACAACGGGATCAAGTTCTTTGGCCCCGATGGATTCAAGCTGGACGACGCCTCTGAGGCTGAAATCGAGCGGATCATCGCGGACGAGATTCAACTCGCTAAGCCCGTCAATATCGGCCGCGCCAAGCGGATTGAGGAAGGACAGGGCCGCTATGTCGAATATGCCAAAACGACGGTTCCGCGCACCACTCGGCTGACCGGCCTCAAGATTGTCGTCGATTGCGCCAATGGTGCCGCCTACAAGGCCGCGCCCGAAGTCCTGTGGGAGCTGGGCGCCGATGTGATCCCGCTGGGCACGTCACCCGATGGATTCAACATAAACCTTGGCTGTGGCTCGACATCGCCGCAGGCAGCGGCAGATGCGGTGCGCAGTCACGGCGCCGACCTGGGCATATGCCTTGATGGGGACGCTGACCGCATCGTGCTGATTGACGAAATGGGGCGCATTGTCGACGGTGATCAGATCATGGCGCTTTTTGCGCGACTGTGGTCCGAAGCAGGCACGCTGGCGGGCGACGTCTTGGTCTCGACCGTCATGTCCAATCTGGGGCTGGAGCGGTATCTGCAAGGCATCGGCATCGCGCTGGAGCGCACAAAAGTTGGCGACCGCCACGTGGTCGAGCGGATGCGCGCAGGCGGCTTCAACCTCGGCGGTGAGCAGTCGGGCCATATCGTGATGAGCGATTACGCCACCACCGGCGACGGGCTGGTGGCCGGTTTGCAATTCGTCGCCGCGATGGTCACCAGCGGCCAGCCAGCCAGCGCGCTGCTGCACAGCTTCGATCCGGTGCCGCAGCTGTTGGAAAACGTCAAGCTGGCCAACGGAACCACGCCGCTGGACAATTCCGCCGTTCAGGACGTGATCGCCGCGCAGGAACAGCGGCTAAAGGGCAAAGGCCGGCTGCTGATCCGCCCCTCCGGGACCGAACCGCTGATCCGTGTGATGGCCGAATGCGAGGACGAGGACATGCTGCGCGATGTCGTCGCCATCATCGCAGACGCAGTGCGCAAGGCGAGCTGA
- a CDS encoding Mrp/NBP35 family ATP-binding protein encodes MAVTRTDIEAQLAQIELPDGGNLISRDWVRALSVEGGEVRFVIEAPSPEIARQIEPLSAAAERAVAALPGVTRVSAALTAHGPAAKAPPAAQQQPPSLKIGGHPKPQEGSMKPASVKSIIAIGSGKGGVGKSTVSSNLAVALARAGKKVGLLDADIYGPSQPRMMGVSKRPASPDGKIIEPLHAHGVTLMSIGLMLDPAKAVIWRGPMLMGALQQMISQVNWGELDVLIVDLPPGTGDVQLTLCQKAEPSGAIIVSTPQDVALLDARKAIDMFSTLKTPILGMIENMSTYVCPECGHEAQIFGHGGVEAEARKLGLPFLGALPIDLETRLAGDAGTPIAVGDGPTAAAYGALAQRLIDGGIV; translated from the coding sequence ATGGCCGTCACGCGCACTGACATCGAAGCACAGCTAGCCCAGATCGAGCTGCCGGATGGTGGCAATCTGATATCGCGCGACTGGGTGCGCGCGCTCAGCGTCGAGGGCGGCGAGGTGCGCTTTGTGATTGAGGCGCCCAGCCCCGAGATCGCCCGCCAGATCGAGCCGCTTAGCGCCGCGGCCGAACGCGCGGTCGCAGCCCTGCCCGGCGTCACGCGCGTTTCGGCGGCGCTGACCGCGCATGGCCCAGCGGCCAAGGCACCCCCGGCGGCGCAGCAACAGCCCCCCAGCCTCAAGATCGGCGGCCATCCCAAACCGCAGGAGGGCTCGATGAAGCCGGCCAGCGTCAAGTCGATCATCGCCATCGGCTCGGGCAAGGGCGGCGTGGGCAAATCCACGGTATCATCCAACCTTGCCGTCGCTCTGGCGCGTGCAGGCAAGAAGGTCGGCTTGCTGGACGCCGATATTTATGGTCCCAGCCAGCCGCGCATGATGGGTGTTTCCAAACGCCCTGCCAGCCCCGACGGCAAAATCATTGAGCCGCTGCACGCGCATGGCGTCACGCTGATGTCCATCGGCCTCATGCTGGACCCTGCCAAGGCGGTGATCTGGCGCGGTCCGATGCTGATGGGTGCATTGCAACAGATGATTTCACAGGTGAACTGGGGCGAACTGGACGTGCTGATCGTCGATCTGCCCCCCGGCACCGGTGATGTGCAGCTGACCTTGTGCCAAAAGGCCGAGCCGTCGGGTGCCATCATCGTCTCGACGCCGCAGGACGTTGCCCTTCTGGACGCGCGCAAGGCCATCGACATGTTCTCTACGCTGAAAACCCCGATCCTTGGCATGATCGAAAACATGTCGACCTATGTCTGCCCCGAATGCGGACATGAGGCGCAGATATTTGGCCATGGTGGGGTCGAGGCCGAGGCGCGAAAGCTGGGCCTGCCCTTTCTCGGCGCGCTGCCCATCGACCTCGAAACGCGGCTGGCCGGCGACGCAGGCACGCCGATTGCAGTGGGCGACGGTCCGACCGCTGCTGCCTACGGCGCGCTGGCGCAGAGGCTGATCGACGGCGGCATCGTTTGA
- the galE gene encoding UDP-glucose 4-epimerase GalE, whose amino-acid sequence MTNILVTGGAGYIGSHACKALKVAGYTPVTYDNLSTGWADAVQFGPFEQGELTDRERLDQVFATYSPAAVMHFAALSQVGESMRIPELYWHNNVAGSLTLMQAAVHARCLDFVFSSTCATYGDQDNVVLDEDCAQHPINAYGASKRAIEDMLRDFEIAHNLRHVIFRYFNVAGADPDADVGEFHQPETHLVPLLLDAIQGKRDALTIFGTDYDTPDGTCIRDYVHVCDLVDAHVLGLKWLEDGKDSRVFNLGTGSGFSVRDVIGHAGAVTNRDVPVIEGPRRPGDCTKLVSGSTRAEAELGWNAARSTMDTMIADAWRWHQSGHYEK is encoded by the coding sequence GTGACGAACATCTTGGTAACGGGCGGCGCCGGATACATCGGAAGCCATGCTTGCAAGGCGCTCAAGGTGGCTGGCTACACCCCCGTGACCTACGACAATCTCAGCACCGGCTGGGCCGACGCGGTCCAGTTCGGCCCGTTCGAACAGGGCGAACTGACGGATCGCGAGCGGCTGGATCAGGTCTTTGCCACCTATAGCCCCGCCGCCGTCATGCATTTCGCCGCCCTGTCACAGGTCGGCGAGTCCATGCGCATCCCGGAGCTATACTGGCACAACAATGTCGCCGGATCGCTAACGCTGATGCAGGCGGCCGTCCACGCGCGCTGCCTCGACTTTGTCTTTAGCTCGACCTGCGCAACCTATGGCGATCAGGACAACGTGGTGCTGGACGAGGACTGCGCACAGCACCCCATCAACGCCTACGGCGCGTCGAAACGCGCGATCGAGGACATGCTGCGCGATTTCGAGATCGCCCATAATTTGCGCCACGTCATATTCCGCTATTTCAACGTTGCTGGCGCCGACCCGGACGCCGACGTGGGTGAATTCCACCAACCGGAAACGCATCTGGTGCCGCTACTGCTGGACGCGATTCAAGGTAAGCGCGACGCGCTGACCATATTTGGCACCGACTACGACACCCCCGACGGCACCTGCATCCGCGACTACGTGCATGTTTGCGATCTGGTTGACGCGCATGTGCTGGGCCTGAAATGGCTGGAGGATGGCAAGGACAGCCGCGTGTTCAACCTCGGGACAGGATCAGGATTTTCCGTGCGCGATGTGATCGGCCACGCGGGCGCCGTGACGAACCGCGACGTGCCGGTGATCGAGGGGCCGCGCAGACCCGGCGATTGCACGAAACTCGTCTCGGGCTCGACCCGCGCCGAGGCCGAACTGGGCTGGAACGCGGCGCGCAGCACGATGGACACCATGATCGCCGACGCATGGCGCTGGCATCAATCTGGACATTACGAAAAATAG
- a CDS encoding rhodanese-related sulfurtransferase: MFTIAALYHFCRLNDPAALQGPLLELCRAEGITGSLILAHEGINGTIAGPRNGIEAVLAHLRAWPDCAALEHKESTSRQQPFGRLKVRMKREIVTMGQPDVDPRARAGHYVRPADWNALIAEPDVAVIDTRNDYEVAIGTFQGAIDPETASFRDFPAWWEANKHRFHNKRIAMFCTGGIRCEKSTNYLLGQGVEDVYHLKGGILKYLEEVPQEQSKWQGECFVFDGRVSVGHGLTEGPHHLCHACRRPILPADMQRTEYEQGVACHHCTDETSEADKDRFRERQKQIALAEARGERHMQNIPGD, translated from the coding sequence ATGTTCACCATCGCCGCACTTTATCACTTTTGCCGTCTGAATGACCCCGCCGCGCTGCAAGGGCCGCTGCTGGAGCTTTGCCGGGCCGAGGGGATAACCGGCTCGCTCATCCTCGCGCATGAGGGGATAAACGGAACCATCGCCGGGCCGCGCAACGGCATCGAGGCGGTTCTGGCGCATCTGCGCGCCTGGCCCGATTGCGCGGCGCTGGAGCACAAGGAGAGCACCAGCAGACAGCAACCTTTCGGACGCCTCAAGGTGCGGATGAAACGCGAGATCGTCACGATGGGTCAGCCCGACGTCGATCCGCGCGCGCGGGCGGGACATTATGTCCGCCCCGCCGACTGGAACGCGCTGATCGCAGAGCCGGACGTCGCCGTAATCGACACCCGCAACGACTACGAAGTCGCCATCGGTACGTTCCAAGGTGCAATCGATCCCGAAACGGCCAGCTTTCGCGACTTTCCCGCATGGTGGGAGGCGAACAAGCACCGCTTTCATAACAAGCGTATCGCCATGTTCTGCACCGGTGGCATCCGCTGCGAGAAATCGACGAACTACCTCTTGGGCCAGGGCGTCGAGGACGTCTATCACCTCAAGGGTGGTATCCTGAAATACCTCGAAGAGGTCCCGCAGGAGCAGAGCAAATGGCAGGGCGAATGCTTTGTCTTTGATGGGCGTGTGTCGGTGGGCCACGGCCTAACTGAAGGGCCCCACCACCTGTGCCATGCCTGCCGCCGCCCTATCTTGCCCGCCGATATGCAGCGCACCGAATACGAACAGGGCGTTGCCTGTCATCACTGCACCGATGAGACCAGCGAGGCGGACAAGGACCGATTTCGCGAAAGGCAAAAGCAGATCGCATTGGCAGAGGCCAGAGGCGAGCGGCACATGCAGAACATTCCCGGCGATTGA
- the galU gene encoding UTP--glucose-1-phosphate uridylyltransferase GalU: MHRKVTKAIFPVAGMGTRFLPATKSVPKEIMTLVDRPLVQYAIDEARAAGIKEFIFVTSRGKGALEDYFDNAPQLEQTLREKGKTELLDILKSTNMDSGEIAYMRQHKPLGLGHAVWCARRLIGNEPFAVILPDDVIAAETPCLQQMVEAFNENPGNIVAAMEVPDDKASSYGILDIKDDMGDLVSTKGMVEKPAPGTAPSNLAVIGRYILTPTVLEMLNKKQVGAGGEIQLTDAIDGARSTGEEVYGFRFKGHRYDCGSKAGFLQATVAFALARDDLRDDLRDFLYAVVEADKAAR, translated from the coding sequence ATGCACCGCAAGGTTACCAAGGCCATCTTTCCGGTGGCGGGCATGGGGACGCGCTTTCTTCCGGCGACGAAATCTGTGCCGAAAGAGATCATGACGCTGGTCGACCGCCCGCTGGTGCAATACGCCATCGACGAAGCGCGCGCCGCCGGGATCAAGGAATTCATCTTTGTCACCTCACGCGGCAAGGGCGCGCTGGAGGACTATTTCGACAACGCCCCGCAGCTAGAGCAGACCCTGCGTGAGAAGGGCAAGACAGAGCTATTGGATATCCTTAAATCCACCAACATGGATTCGGGCGAGATCGCGTATATGCGTCAGCACAAGCCGCTGGGCCTGGGCCACGCCGTCTGGTGCGCCCGCCGCCTGATCGGAAACGAACCCTTTGCCGTCATACTGCCCGACGACGTGATCGCGGCAGAAACGCCCTGCCTTCAGCAGATGGTAGAAGCGTTCAACGAAAACCCCGGCAACATCGTCGCCGCAATGGAGGTGCCCGACGACAAGGCGTCGTCCTACGGCATCCTCGACATCAAGGACGACATGGGGGATCTGGTCTCGACCAAGGGGATGGTCGAAAAACCGGCACCTGGCACAGCGCCCTCGAATCTGGCCGTCATTGGCCGCTACATCCTGACGCCCACCGTCCTTGAAATGCTGAACAAGAAGCAGGTCGGCGCTGGTGGCGAGATCCAACTGACCGATGCAATCGACGGGGCGCGCAGCACAGGCGAAGAGGTCTATGGCTTCCGCTTTAAGGGGCATCGCTACGATTGCGGCTCCAAGGCTGGGTTCCTTCAGGCCACGGTTGCCTTCGCGCTGGCACGCGACGATCTGCGTGACGATCTGCGCGACTTCCTCTACGCGGTTGTCGAGGCGGACAAAGCCGCCCGCTGA
- a CDS encoding VanZ family protein has translation MPAAITALRRLGESARVAIGARGRQNRAIVLTPGVAIMPPFSIPRAHRWAWYATALIAAALCVSTLSPVMPAIGPPSSDKIQHFIGFAALASPLGFAYPRRTLAIVAAATLFGAGIELVQPFVGRSAELADLVADALGATTGALAMRALRR, from the coding sequence TTGCCTGCCGCTATAACGGCCCTGCGTCGCCTTGGCGAGAGCGCGCGTGTTGCCATTGGCGCGCGGGGCAGGCAGAACCGCGCCATCGTTCTGACACCCGGAGTCGCCATCATGCCCCCATTTTCGATCCCGCGAGCGCACAGATGGGCGTGGTACGCGACGGCACTTATCGCGGCGGCGCTTTGTGTTTCGACGCTCAGCCCCGTAATGCCTGCTATCGGCCCACCGAGCAGCGACAAGATCCAGCATTTCATCGGCTTCGCTGCGCTGGCGTCGCCGCTTGGATTTGCCTACCCGCGCCGGACATTGGCCATTGTCGCTGCTGCCACGCTGTTCGGCGCAGGGATCGAACTGGTGCAGCCCTTCGTTGGACGCAGTGCGGAGCTGGCCGATCTGGTCGCCGACGCGCTTGGCGCCACCACCGGCGCGCTGGCCATGCGCGCGCTGCGTCGATAG